Genomic segment of Drosophila ananassae strain 14024-0371.13 chromosome 2L, ASM1763931v2, whole genome shotgun sequence:
attaattacaGCGGAGCGACGACAAATGTTTATGGCTGCCATATGTGTGCCACTCGCCGAGTCTCCGTCTCTGTCTCCGGCTCTAGCCCCGTTCCTATCCCCTCGTGGCACTATCTCCCTCACTGTTTGCCTGCACGGGGAGACTCGGCGCCGCCATCTGCTGACACTTTGGGGCGAAAACAGCTCTGGTAAGTGCACGGGTGTTTATTTGTGGCAAACGAAATTAAGAGAAATCTAAACACATTCACTTGCCATTTATCTTACTGCTGCTAGTGCTTCTTACTAGTGCCCCTTGCCCTTTGCCCACAATGATGCTTTTAAGGGGTTGCATGGCTTGGGGTTtatcattttattgtttattatttaattcacTACCAGATCTCttgaatattttcaaaagATTGCgtgtttaattttatatttttgttcaaaaattACACAAAATATTCTTCAAATGTGTACATATGTGATTAATAATAAAAGGTTGGTACTGAAAACTGAGCTATTTCCTGAATATTTCAGATATTTTTCACCATGAAACCCTTGTAACCCCTAAAGAGAGCCAGCCAGAAATTGAAgccaaatattttgtttttcctttgaTGATGCAGATTGAGAGGGAATCGATATAGTCGTTTGAAATATTCCTCCTTCACAAAAACCACGACTCATAGAAGGACCAGATGACCTTTAATTGACCCTTCTACCTTTTAGAGGTGAACACTCCAGAATTGACAATTACTaactttaattaataattggtTTGTAGTTTTTAATGAGGATTTCGCTCAAAAGTCGGGTGTTTTGCTGGGAAGCATGTAGCTTGCGCCTTCGGTAAAaagttttctttaaaaaaataatgaccAAAATATAACAGGAAGCAGAAACTGGAATACGCTCGTAGAGTTCTCCTTGCTCAGCAACTGCAGAAGAGTCGATGCAGCCATGTCCGACTGTTCGTCCGTTTCTCTGACTGTCCGTTTGCCACATAAATGGAATATTTCTAAGAAGTTTCTTTTTTAAGTTTTGATGCCAAGCTATTCCGATGGCCTATTTTTATCtgcaaaaaaactcaaaatcgGACCACCTTTAGAGGAGGTGGTGCAAAACATACAAAGGAATGCAATTAGttgcattaaaaaattatataatattgtgttagtttattatatttttgcgCAAGTGGAATAAAAAGTATATGCTATCCTTCTTATTATTGTTTCATTCTTAAAATGGGAATTTTCCTAAATCATTAAAACCGTGGTTTGTAGCCTATACTTTGAAGCAATAGCAATACATTTCAACAGGGGTTTCCTCGGCACAAAAGGACTGCTTCTTGTACTGGTCGGTTCGCGTGACGGGTCCTTGAAGCGAACTGTAATTGGTAACGAGCACGGTGGCATCGAACTTGCCGCGTCCCGGAACCGTCTCCAGCCGGACAGTGATCGTTTGGTTGAGGTCCCGCAGGTAGGCCTGGTTCACTCTCAACAGCTTCAGCTTGTGGCACTGCGGGTAGGGGCGCAGCAACTCGTTTATTTTGTCCACGGCGACCTGGGCCACGCGGCGCACGCTGCTGGTGTTCCACGGAATCTGCATAAGCTCCTGGCACTGGCAGTAGTGGTAGGGGATGTTGGCGGACTTGCAGCTCCGCTCCTCGGGAATGGGCAGGAAGAGCGAGACATTGCGATCGTCGCGCAGAGCCCGCGTTCGGTTGCGAATCCGCTCGTCACTCAGGTTCTCCAGGTTAATCACGTCCTGGATGGTCTCGTGCAGGTCGAAGGTGGTCACCAGCCGGTGGGCATTGGCCTGTAGGTTGGCCACCGCCAGCGGGAACCGGCGCTCCAGCCAGCTAGGGTAGACCGCCACCATGGTGGGCAGTGACATCTCCCGCATCCCTTGCAGGGATTTCGCGAAGGAGCCGTACCTCAGCCCGTGGTCGGACAGCAGCAGGACGAGGGTGTTCTCGAGGACTCGGAATCGGTGCAGAACGCGCAGAATGGCGTCATACTGGATGTCGGTCTGCAGGGCGTACGGGAAGTAGTCGTGCACGCCCTGGGTTTGCCAGAAAAAGGCAAAGAAGCCGGTGTCCAGGCAGCGCTGCTTGAAGTGCGGCATCAGGAGGTATATGAAATCGTACAGGACGTGGTGGTAGACGCGGTTGCCGCTGCATGAGAGTTCCTTCGGCCCCCTGGCCAGGTATCGGGTGTGCTGGTGGACCTCGACCATGACGCTGCGGTAGTAGTAGTCGGTGGGCTGCCGGCTGAATCCCCGCTTTCCGTACGTAAAGGTGCCTCCGATGCGGGTGTCCTCGCCGAACATTGTGGCGAAGCCGGCTCTCTTGAACTCATTCCACAGCAGGTTGCACCCATCGAAGTTGGACTTGCCCATCCCGTAGCAGCCCTTCGCGGACTCCAGTTCGTCGGCGCTCTGGCCACTCAGAAGGGGCACCAGGTTCGGGTAGGAGTTGCGGCCGATTCGGTGGTAGCCCCAGAGCTCCACGTGCGGCAGCTGGTCCACAAAGTCCATCACGTTGCTGGGGAGGCGATAGACGAGTGTCATAAAAGTCGCTTACTCCAAGACCTTACCTGAAGTATCGTTTGTAGTGCATGTGGGAGATCGAGTCTATGCCCAGGATCATGACCGACAAGTGGTTGGCCGGCTTCTGATTCTCCTTCTGGGGCACCTCTGCCTTCGCCGCCGGGGAGAGGAAGATGTACACGTCGTGGAAGACCAGGCGGCTGAAGTCCACCCAGCACATGGCCCGCAAAGTGACGTTGCCCGCCTCGACCTCCGCGTTCATCCGCCTCCGGCTAAAGCCGAAGACGCCTCTGGCCACGTTCCGGTTGCTGAAGTCGTCGACGCGCTCGAAAATAATGTAGGCGCAGACGAGTCTGCTCATCCTGCGGATCCCCAGTTTCTGCCAGAGTTGCGTGCTGTTGAGGGTCAGGGTCAAGTAGTTGCGGCCTCGGACGCTCTTGGCCTTCAGGACCGGGAGCTTGTAGCACCTGCATATGGGCATTGGCACCATGAACTGGCGGGCGACGGGCGACAGGTAGTCGATGGCGTCAATCCGGCAATTGGAGGTGTTGACCATCATGCCCATCTCTTTGGCCCTCGGCGTGGACTCCAGGGGCGGCCGTCCCAAGCCCACATGCAGCTGGGGCTCCGAATACGTCATGACCAGCAAGGCGACAATGATTAGAAACAGCAGAATGTTGACAATCCTCGGCGCTTTATCTCTGTAGGACTTCTTCCACGCATCCGGCTTGGCAACGCACATTTCTAGGAACCTATCTCACGAGTTGCAAATAGAAACAAGACTATCTTTAAGTTTGAATTGTTTTCCCAGGCATCTAGATGTTTAATTTCTAATGTGGTTGTCAAGCCACTGCTGCAGCCACAGAAATGAAGTAATTCAAGTAATATTTGGCTGGATTGTAGGACACGGAGAATGCCGTAAAATTGGCCgttctttctttatttgcaTGCACATAGATACATAGATGCGATTGAATGATCAAACAGATGGTAGAACTTGTGGTACGAATGCAATGTGATTAGAAACGAGACCTGGACCATCGATCATCGAAGGCGATAGGAACACATATCCAATGTATATAAAGGTACACATATCAAATGtttatataataatacaaAGCTAGGTGACGGCTGCTACCTGAGACAGGACTCGGTCATAGGCATCAAAT
This window contains:
- the LOC6505818 gene encoding uncharacterized protein LOC6505818, with the protein product MCVAKPDAWKKSYRDKAPRIVNILLFLIIVALLVMTYSEPQLHVGLGRPPLESTPRAKEMGMMVNTSNCRIDAIDYLSPVARQFMVPMPICRCYKLPVLKAKSVRGRNYLTLTLNSTQLWQKLGIRRMSRLVCAYIIFERVDDFSNRNVARGVFGFSRRRMNAEVEAGNVTLRAMCWVDFSRLVFHDVYIFLSPAAKAEVPQKENQKPANHLSVMILGIDSISHMHYKRYFSNVMDFVDQLPHVELWGYHRIGRNSYPNLVPLLSGQSADELESAKGCYGMGKSNFDGCNLLWNEFKRAGFATMFGEDTRIGGTFTYGKRGFSRQPTDYYYRSVMVEVHQHTRYLARGPKELSCSGNRVYHHVLYDFIYLLMPHFKQRCLDTGFFAFFWQTQGVHDYFPYALQTDIQYDAILRVLHRFRVLENTLVLLLSDHGLRYGSFAKSLQGMREMSLPTMVAVYPSWLERRFPLAVANLQANAHRLVTTFDLHETIQDVINLENLSDERIRNRTRALRDDRNVSLFLPIPEERSCKSANIPYHYCQCQELMQIPWNTSSVRRVAQVAVDKINELLRPYPQCHKLKLLRVNQAYLRDLNQTITVRLETVPGRGKFDATVLVTNYSSLQGPVTRTDQYKKQSFCAEETPVEMYCYCFKV